GAACGCCACGGTCAGCGTGCGTCAGATCATTCGTGAACTGGAAGCCTCCCAGGAACCGGTCTGGAGCCCAATGATCCTTAACGGCAGCGGCTTCGGCGTGCTGGCGAACCACTCGCTGGTGATGGCCAACTACATCTCGCGGGCCAACGCTGCGGTGATCGACCTGCGTCAACTGCTCAACCAGGGTTGATGATGGACGCGACTCAACAGGAGGCCGCGCACCGTGCGGCTTCCGACGCTGAACTGATCTGCTGGGTCGACGAGCAGGACAACCTGCTCGGCACGCTCGTCAGGTCCGACCTTCGCCAGCGCGGCCTGATCGGCCGCTGCACCTTTATCTTCCTGTTCAACTCCGCCGGCGAGCTGTGCGTGCATCGGCGCACGCTGAGCAAAGCCATGTACCCGGGGTTCTGGGACACCGCGGCGGGCGGCATGGTGGCGGCCGGGGAGGCGTATGCCGATTCAGCGGTGCGTGAGCTCGAGGAAGAGCTTGGGGTGGGCGGCGTGGAACTGGTCGAACATGACCACTTCTATTTCGAGGACGGTAACAACCGGCTCTGGTGCCGATCCTATTCCGCCGTGTGGGATGGCCCCTTGCGTTTGCAGCCCGAAGAAGTCATGGAAGCACGCTTTTTGCCCATCGAGATTGTCCTACAGGAGGCCGAACAAAAGCCCTACTGCCCGGACGCGCAAGAGGGCTTGCGGCGCTATCTTGGCTCGCGTCGCTAAAGTTGCATAAATTGGCGCCATTTGGCCCTTAGCAAGTCGGCTTTTTGCCGTTACACTGCGCGACTTTTCACCCGAACCGCCATTATTCACCCCGGCAATTGTAGGAGCGAACCTTGGCGGTTTGGTAGCGCTGCCCCTGCCTGAGTGGGGCTTCGCGGTCGGTGGCGCATGCGCGCGCCGATCAGTCTTCATCCTCCCAAGAGGATTGCCGGTGGCCAAAAAAGCCGCATCCTTCGCCGCCCTTGGTGGCTTGGTATTTTCCACCGACGCAGGTCGACACTGCCCGGACTGTCGCCAGCCCGTGGATTCGTGCACCTGCAAACAGACCCTGATCCCTGAAGGCGACGGTATTGCCCGCGTGCGCCGCGAGAGCAAGGGCCGTGGCGGCAAGACGGTGACCACTATCACCGGCGTGCCCCTGGCTGAAGAGGCGCTCAAGGAACTGGCCACCACGCTGAAAAAGCGTTGTGGCACCGGTGGCGCGTTGAAAGACGGGGTCATCGAGATCCAGGGCGAGCACGTCGAATTGCTGTTGGCCGAGCTGATCAAGCTCGGTTACAAGGCCAAGAAGTCCGGCGGCTGACAGCCTCTTCCCAACCTGTGTCTAAACTCTGTCCTGCGAGTGGGGTCTCACCTTCTTACAGGCAAATCGTCATTTTCATTCTTTAGACTGCGCCAGCCTCCGCGAGAGGTGGCGCCTTCGCCTTCATTTATAGGGGACTTCGATGTCCGTACGACGCACACGCAAAGACGATGGCAGCCAATGGACAGTTGCGGACAGCCGCAGTGTTTACGGGATTCGCCATTGGGGGGCCGGGTATTTCGCGATCAATGAAGCCGGTCGCGTTGAAGTCCGTCCGAACGGCCCGAACAGCACCCCCGTCGACCTCTACGAGCAAGTCGACCAGTTGCGTAAAAGCGGCCTGTCGTTGCCGTTGCTGGTGCGCTTCCCCGATATCCTGCAAGACCGTGTCCGCCAGCTGACCGGTGCCTTCGATGCCAACATCGAGCGCCTGGAATACCAGAGCAAGTACACCGCGTTGTACCCGATCAAGGTGAACCAGCAAGAAGCGGTGATCGAAAACATTATCGCCACCCAGAACGTCTCCATTGGCCTGGAAGCCGGCTCCAAGCCTGAGCTGCTGGCCGTGCTGGCGCTGGCGCCGAAGGGTGGCACCATCGTCTGCAACGGTTACAAAGACCGTGAGTTCATTCGCCTGGCGTTGATGGGCCAGAAACTCGGCCACAACGTGTTTATCGTGATCGAGAAAGAATCCGAAGTCGGCCTGGTGATCGAAGAGGCTGCCAGCCTCAAGGTCAAGCCCCAGGTCGGCCTGCGCGTGCGGTTGTCGTCCCTGGCGTCGAGCAAATGGGCGGACACCGGTGGCGAGAAGTCCAAGTTCGGTCTGTCGGCGGCGCAGTTGCTGTCGGTGGTCGAGCGCTTTCGCGCGGCGGGCCTGGACCAGGGCATTCGCCTGCTGCACTTCCACATGGGTTCGCAGATCGCCAACCTGGCCGATTACCAGCACGGGTTCAAGGAAGCCATTCGTTACTACGGCGAACTGCGCAACCTCGGTCTGCCGGTGGATCACATCGACGTCGGCGGTGGCCTGGGCGTGGACTACGACGGTACTCACTCGCGTAACGCCAGCTCGATCAACTACGACATGGACGACTACGCCGGTGTGGTCGTGGGCATGCTCAAGGAATTCTGCGACGCGCAGAGCCTGCCGCACCCGAATATCTTCTCTGAAAGCGGCCGTTCCCTGACCGCCCACCACGCCATGCTGGTGGTGCAGGTGACCGACGTCGAGAAACACAACGACGAAATCCCGACCATCGAAAACAAGGAAAGCCTGCCGGAAACCGTGCAATGGCTGGTGGACCTGCTGGGCCCGACCGACATCGAGATGGTCACCGAAACCTACTGGC
The genomic region above belongs to Pseudomonas sp. S35 and contains:
- a CDS encoding NUDIX hydrolase; translated protein: MDATQQEAAHRAASDAELICWVDEQDNLLGTLVRSDLRQRGLIGRCTFIFLFNSAGELCVHRRTLSKAMYPGFWDTAAGGMVAAGEAYADSAVRELEEELGVGGVELVEHDHFYFEDGNNRLWCRSYSAVWDGPLRLQPEEVMEARFLPIEIVLQEAEQKPYCPDAQEGLRRYLGSRR
- a CDS encoding translation initiation factor Sui1: MAKKAASFAALGGLVFSTDAGRHCPDCRQPVDSCTCKQTLIPEGDGIARVRRESKGRGGKTVTTITGVPLAEEALKELATTLKKRCGTGGALKDGVIEIQGEHVELLLAELIKLGYKAKKSGG
- the speA gene encoding arginine decarboxylase, with protein sequence MSVRRTRKDDGSQWTVADSRSVYGIRHWGAGYFAINEAGRVEVRPNGPNSTPVDLYEQVDQLRKSGLSLPLLVRFPDILQDRVRQLTGAFDANIERLEYQSKYTALYPIKVNQQEAVIENIIATQNVSIGLEAGSKPELLAVLALAPKGGTIVCNGYKDREFIRLALMGQKLGHNVFIVIEKESEVGLVIEEAASLKVKPQVGLRVRLSSLASSKWADTGGEKSKFGLSAAQLLSVVERFRAAGLDQGIRLLHFHMGSQIANLADYQHGFKEAIRYYGELRNLGLPVDHIDVGGGLGVDYDGTHSRNASSINYDMDDYAGVVVGMLKEFCDAQSLPHPNIFSESGRSLTAHHAMLVVQVTDVEKHNDEIPTIENKESLPETVQWLVDLLGPTDIEMVTETYWRATHYMSDVATQYADGKLTLAEKALAEQCYFAVCRRLHNSLKARQRSHRQVLDELNDKLADKYICNFSVFQSLPDTWAIGQVLPILPLHRLDEEPLRRAVLQDLTCDSDGKIKQYVDEQSIETSLPVHALNEGEDYLLGIFLVGAYQEILGDMHNLFGDTDSVNIYQREDGSVYSAGIETHDTIEDMLRYVHLSPEELMTHYRDKCASAKISASERTQFLDALRLGLTRSSYLSS